The proteins below come from a single Gordonia pseudamarae genomic window:
- a CDS encoding cation-translocating P-type ATPase: MTSPPMIPEPTPPHTRDGRDVLGGFRVDAGTGLSGDDVARLRREYGENRLDEAGSEPGWRKVLRLLTDKMTIVLILAAVVSAVVSREWETPVVILLVISLNTALNYVQEARAEESLRALQTMSVARSRVLRDGKQQDISRTELVPGDIVLLEAGDAVPADARIIEAVRLQIAESALTGESQPVDKSATTLDDPDLPVGDRSNMAFMNTEVTRGRASAVVTGTGMNTQIGTIATLLHGAGTAKTPLQRRIDQLATMLTAIAFVVVVIVFVLGLIRGDSWSDLLLTSVSLAVATIPEGLTAVVAFTLALGASRLAQQGAIIKQLAAVETLGSTTQIATDKTGTLTLNEMTVRRIIVGDRTIRVTGEGYSTTGKLLSDNEEDLPDLRRAFLAMVLCNDSTVDESSIVVGDPTEGALVVVAEKGGIDATGARGKYPRLAEVPFDSDYKFMATFHASSTSEPGSEFRCYAKGAPGVLLDRAGSIRDVGGDRPLTGADKDALRASIDDLARQGLRTLLIAGTTLGAIPGDPAALHAAVKELTVYAVVGILDPPRPEAREAIKVAHQAGIEVHMITGDHLATASAIADDLGIVGEAVSGSDLDGIPEEQLPSRAAHFGVLARVAPEHKIRYVKALQADGQVVAMTGDGVNDAPALKQADIGIAMGITGTDVSKGAAKMILTDDNFATIVAAIREGRGIYDNIIKFVKFQLTTAWGFVIIFLAAGVFSIAGGAPFTALQILLVNIIMDGPPALALGVDPTEPDAMRRAPRAPGERLLSRNRILRILLFSAVMAVGTLLILEFADDIWPDDGGDPLFATTLAFTTFVLYQVFNLLNVRSDRGSVFAVRSLRNTAIWVSIVGVLLLQIAVVNVAFLQDIFDTTALSGNQWLFAAAVASSVLWIEEVRKAIVRRWFPVSPTPEAVHAV, from the coding sequence ATGACCTCACCACCCATGATCCCGGAACCCACGCCGCCACACACCCGCGACGGCCGGGATGTGCTCGGCGGCTTCAGGGTCGACGCCGGTACCGGACTGTCCGGCGACGACGTCGCCCGGTTGCGCCGGGAGTACGGGGAGAACAGACTCGACGAGGCGGGTTCCGAACCGGGCTGGCGCAAGGTTCTGCGGCTGCTCACCGACAAGATGACGATCGTGCTGATCCTGGCGGCGGTCGTCAGTGCCGTGGTGTCCCGCGAGTGGGAGACGCCGGTGGTGATCCTGCTGGTGATCAGCCTCAACACCGCCCTCAACTACGTACAGGAAGCGCGCGCCGAGGAAAGCCTGCGAGCGTTGCAGACTATGTCGGTGGCCCGGTCCAGGGTGCTACGTGACGGCAAGCAACAAGACATTTCGCGTACGGAGCTGGTGCCCGGTGACATCGTCCTACTCGAGGCCGGTGACGCGGTGCCCGCCGATGCTCGCATCATCGAGGCGGTCAGGCTACAGATCGCCGAGTCGGCGCTGACCGGCGAATCGCAGCCGGTGGACAAGTCCGCGACCACCCTCGATGACCCGGACCTGCCGGTCGGTGACCGCTCGAACATGGCGTTCATGAACACCGAGGTCACCCGCGGCCGGGCGAGCGCCGTCGTCACCGGCACCGGTATGAACACCCAGATCGGCACCATCGCCACGTTGCTGCACGGCGCCGGCACGGCGAAGACCCCGTTGCAGCGGCGCATCGATCAACTCGCCACCATGCTCACGGCGATCGCGTTCGTGGTAGTGGTGATCGTGTTCGTGCTCGGGCTGATCCGCGGCGACTCATGGTCGGACCTGTTGCTGACGTCGGTATCGCTGGCGGTGGCCACCATTCCCGAGGGACTCACCGCCGTCGTCGCGTTCACGCTCGCGCTCGGCGCGTCCCGGCTCGCGCAGCAGGGGGCGATCATCAAGCAACTCGCCGCGGTCGAAACCCTGGGCAGTACCACGCAGATCGCCACAGACAAGACCGGCACGCTCACTCTCAACGAGATGACCGTACGCCGCATCATCGTGGGCGATCGGACCATCCGGGTGACCGGGGAAGGCTATTCGACTACCGGAAAACTGTTGTCCGACAACGAGGAAGACCTGCCGGATCTGCGCCGGGCATTTCTGGCGATGGTGTTGTGCAACGATTCGACCGTCGATGAGTCATCGATCGTGGTGGGCGATCCCACCGAGGGCGCACTCGTGGTGGTCGCCGAGAAGGGCGGCATCGACGCGACCGGTGCCCGCGGCAAGTATCCGCGGCTGGCGGAGGTGCCGTTCGACTCGGACTACAAGTTCATGGCCACCTTTCACGCCAGTTCGACCTCCGAGCCGGGCAGTGAGTTCCGCTGCTACGCGAAGGGCGCGCCGGGTGTGCTGCTCGACCGCGCAGGATCGATCAGGGACGTCGGCGGCGACCGGCCGCTGACCGGCGCGGACAAGGACGCACTGCGCGCCTCGATCGACGACCTCGCCCGCCAGGGTTTGCGCACACTGCTGATCGCGGGCACAACCCTCGGCGCGATACCGGGCGACCCGGCCGCGTTGCACGCCGCCGTCAAAGAGCTGACCGTGTACGCGGTCGTCGGGATTCTCGACCCACCCCGGCCCGAGGCCCGGGAAGCGATCAAGGTCGCCCATCAGGCGGGCATCGAGGTGCACATGATCACCGGCGATCACCTGGCCACCGCGTCGGCGATCGCGGACGACCTCGGCATCGTCGGCGAGGCTGTGTCCGGTTCCGATCTCGACGGCATCCCCGAGGAACAGCTGCCGTCCCGCGCGGCACACTTCGGCGTCCTGGCCCGGGTGGCCCCCGAACACAAGATCAGGTATGTGAAGGCATTGCAGGCCGACGGCCAGGTGGTCGCGATGACCGGCGACGGGGTCAACGACGCTCCCGCGCTCAAGCAGGCCGACATCGGCATCGCGATGGGCATCACCGGCACCGACGTGTCCAAGGGCGCGGCCAAGATGATCCTCACCGACGATAATTTCGCCACCATCGTCGCCGCGATTCGTGAGGGTCGCGGCATCTACGACAACATCATCAAGTTTGTGAAGTTCCAGCTCACCACGGCGTGGGGCTTTGTGATCATCTTCCTCGCCGCGGGCGTGTTCTCGATCGCCGGCGGTGCCCCATTCACCGCCCTGCAGATCCTGCTGGTCAACATCATCATGGACGGGCCGCCCGCGCTGGCACTGGGTGTCGATCCCACCGAACCCGACGCGATGCGCCGAGCCCCCCGTGCGCCGGGTGAACGCCTACTGTCCCGTAACCGGATTCTGCGAATCCTGCTGTTCAGCGCGGTCATGGCTGTCGGTACGCTGCTGATCCTCGAGTTCGCCGACGACATCTGGCCCGACGACGGCGGTGATCCGCTGTTCGCCACCACCCTCGCGTTCACCACGTTCGTTCTGTATCAGGTGTTCAATCTGCTGAACGTGCGATCCGATCGCGGGTCGGTGTTCGCGGTGCGGTCGCTGCGCAACACCGCGATCTGGGTCTCGATCGTGGGTGTGCTGCTTCTGCAGATCGCCGTCGTCAACGTCGCATTTCTGCAGGACATCTTCGATACCACCGCACTGTCGGGCAACCAGTGGCTGTTCGCCGCCGCGGTCGCCTCGTCGGTGCTATGGATCGAGGAAGTCCGCAAGGCCATCGTGCGCAGGTGGTTCCCGGTGTCCCCGACACCCGAGGCGGTGCATGCCGTCTGA
- a CDS encoding enoyl-CoA hydratase: MSASVIPPALGPADLGPDTTPVAYETGGPDDAVAYVTLNRPEYRNAQNSVMTYSLDSALRKAVDDAAVKVIVLRANGKHFSAGHDIGTPERDFDTFYPNTATLHWDHTDKTGADQRLAREIEVYMGMCRRWRDIPKPMIAQVHGACIAGGLMLAWICDFIVASDDAFFSDPVARMGIPGVEYFAHAFVLGPRRAKEILMTGDRFTATQAADWGMVNHVVPRDDLADKVDEIAAKMTAMPMQGLFLSKKAVNICEDNMGLRNSMDSVFGWHHYAHAANSEASGGDSLGGMDAKSMKTAAGSGSGAGAVDTTSGS, translated from the coding sequence ATGAGTGCAAGCGTCATTCCCCCAGCGCTGGGTCCGGCCGATCTCGGCCCCGACACCACACCTGTCGCCTATGAAACGGGCGGCCCCGACGATGCGGTCGCCTACGTGACGCTCAACCGCCCCGAATACCGCAACGCCCAGAACTCGGTGATGACCTACTCACTGGACTCGGCATTGCGCAAGGCCGTCGACGACGCGGCGGTGAAGGTGATCGTGCTGCGCGCAAACGGCAAGCACTTCTCGGCCGGCCACGACATCGGCACACCGGAACGCGATTTCGACACCTTCTACCCCAACACGGCGACCCTGCACTGGGACCACACCGACAAGACGGGCGCCGATCAGCGGCTCGCGCGCGAGATCGAGGTGTACATGGGGATGTGCCGACGCTGGCGCGACATCCCCAAACCGATGATCGCGCAGGTCCACGGTGCGTGCATCGCCGGCGGCCTGATGCTGGCGTGGATCTGCGACTTCATCGTCGCCTCCGACGACGCGTTCTTCTCCGATCCCGTGGCCCGCATGGGTATCCCCGGCGTCGAATACTTCGCGCACGCCTTCGTGCTCGGCCCGCGCCGTGCCAAGGAGATCCTGATGACCGGCGACCGGTTCACCGCCACCCAGGCCGCCGACTGGGGCATGGTCAATCACGTAGTGCCCCGCGACGATCTGGCAGACAAGGTGGACGAGATCGCGGCGAAGATGACGGCGATGCCGATGCAGGGGCTGTTCCTGTCCAAGAAGGCCGTCAACATCTGCGAGGACAACATGGGCCTGCGCAACTCGATGGACTCGGTGTTCGGCTGGCATCACTACGCACACGCCGCCAATTCGGAGGCCTCCGGCGGGGACTCGCTCGGCGGTATGGATGCCAAGTCGATGAAGACGGCTGCCGGTTCGGGTTCCGGGGCCGGCGCCGTCGATACGACTTCGGGGAGCTGA
- a CDS encoding acyl-CoA dehydrogenase family protein, translated as MDFLLSDIHSDLASTVDAILSKADMPTIIRAYATDPTTLSPVLRQLAEAGICGLIIDDEHGGSGAGVTELVVAAEQLGRHGMPGPVVESLAVAPKLLADAGLHQRLAPIAEGTPASCAIEYWQPNAADARSAAQVYLLASGTLSVARIASTTSSVDPARTVSTVAVDTVLVEDVDSSPAAVSAADLGALTTAAYLLGLGQTMLTLAAEYAKSRNQFGRAIGSFQAVKHHLADVAIALEMARPLVHAAALGADGLVPANTNVLADISAAKVTASDAAYLAARQALQVLGAIGYTAEHDLSLYLTKTRALVGAWGTPAQHRQRILDSL; from the coding sequence ATGGACTTCTTGCTCTCCGACATTCATTCGGATCTGGCCTCCACCGTCGACGCCATCCTCTCCAAAGCCGATATGCCCACGATCATCCGCGCCTACGCAACCGATCCGACCACGCTCTCGCCAGTACTGCGGCAGCTCGCCGAGGCCGGGATCTGCGGTCTGATCATCGACGACGAGCACGGTGGATCAGGTGCGGGCGTCACCGAACTGGTGGTGGCCGCCGAACAACTCGGCCGCCACGGCATGCCCGGCCCCGTCGTCGAAAGTCTGGCGGTGGCACCGAAACTCCTTGCCGACGCAGGACTGCATCAGCGCCTGGCACCGATCGCCGAGGGAACACCGGCTTCGTGTGCGATCGAGTACTGGCAGCCGAACGCCGCCGACGCCCGGTCGGCAGCGCAGGTGTATCTACTTGCCTCCGGCACTCTTTCGGTGGCCCGGATCGCCTCGACCACGTCGTCGGTTGATCCGGCGCGTACAGTCTCGACCGTGGCCGTGGACACCGTTCTCGTCGAAGACGTCGATTCGTCACCGGCTGCGGTATCGGCCGCCGACCTCGGGGCGCTCACCACCGCCGCCTACCTTCTCGGGCTCGGACAGACGATGCTGACGCTGGCCGCCGAGTACGCGAAGTCACGCAACCAGTTCGGCCGCGCCATCGGGTCGTTCCAGGCGGTCAAACATCATCTGGCCGACGTGGCGATCGCACTGGAGATGGCACGTCCACTTGTCCACGCCGCCGCACTCGGTGCCGATGGCCTGGTGCCCGCGAACACCAATGTTCTCGCTGACATCTCAGCGGCGAAGGTTACCGCGTCCGACGCGGCGTACCTCGCGGCGCGGCAGGCGCTGCAGGTGCTCGGAGCCATCGGTTACACCGCCGAACACGATCTATCGCTGTATCTCACCAAGACACGGGCCCTGGTTGGAGCATGGGGAACCCCGGCCCAGCATCGTCAGCGCATCCTCGACTCACTCTGA
- a CDS encoding acyl-CoA dehydrogenase family protein — protein MNTTTDDRPTSASGAAVSAQEREALRDSVADLLRRRGSMAEVRAAATRPGRTDEPLWTTLCTEIGVAALPIPEQYDGAGASFAESAVVLEELGRSLSPVPAFSTALATAAILLSGDETVAADVLPKIAAGEKTATVCWAGSSGWDTPGVTADGGLLSGTAHYVIDGESVDLLVVLAGGSGHQATLHVLPADADGVRVEALPTVDPTRPLARIDFVDAPARALASADHLPTQLRTYAWALLACEQVGGAAAALDLSVDYAKVRKQFGRAIGSFQALKHRMADMYVLVESARSLAQAAIQAVATGAADADTLAASAHVYCSEAFSSVTGDAIQIHGGIGITWEHDIHLYFKRAQGSSQLFGQPHEALRSLTP, from the coding sequence ATGAACACCACGACCGACGACCGGCCGACCTCGGCTAGCGGTGCAGCCGTGTCCGCGCAGGAACGCGAAGCGCTCCGCGATTCCGTCGCCGACCTGCTTCGACGACGCGGCTCGATGGCTGAGGTCCGTGCCGCTGCCACCCGTCCCGGACGTACCGATGAGCCGTTGTGGACGACGCTGTGCACGGAGATCGGTGTCGCCGCGCTCCCCATCCCGGAACAATACGACGGTGCCGGGGCAAGTTTCGCCGAAAGCGCCGTCGTCCTGGAAGAACTGGGTCGGTCGCTATCCCCGGTACCCGCCTTTTCGACGGCCCTGGCGACCGCCGCCATCCTGCTTTCCGGCGACGAGACGGTGGCCGCGGACGTCTTGCCGAAGATCGCTGCCGGCGAAAAGACCGCGACGGTGTGCTGGGCAGGTAGCTCCGGATGGGACACGCCGGGTGTCACGGCAGACGGTGGTCTGCTGTCGGGCACCGCTCACTATGTGATCGACGGAGAATCCGTCGACCTGTTGGTAGTGCTTGCCGGCGGCTCCGGACACCAAGCGACGCTGCATGTGCTGCCCGCCGATGCCGACGGCGTGCGCGTCGAGGCGCTGCCGACGGTCGATCCGACCCGTCCACTGGCGCGGATCGATTTCGTCGACGCACCGGCCCGGGCACTCGCATCGGCCGATCACCTGCCCACACAACTACGTACGTACGCGTGGGCACTGTTGGCCTGCGAGCAGGTCGGCGGCGCTGCGGCCGCGCTGGATCTGAGCGTCGACTACGCGAAGGTGCGCAAGCAGTTCGGCCGGGCGATCGGGTCGTTCCAGGCCCTCAAACATCGGATGGCCGATATGTACGTCCTGGTGGAATCGGCCCGCTCGCTCGCCCAGGCCGCGATCCAGGCCGTCGCCACCGGCGCCGCGGACGCCGACACACTCGCCGCTTCCGCCCACGTCTACTGTTCGGAGGCATTCAGCTCGGTCACCGGCGACGCGATCCAGATCCACGGCGGCATCGGCATCACCTGGGAACACGACATCCACCTGTATTTCAAGCGTGCGCAGGGCAGCTCGCAACTATTCGGGCAGCCGCACGAAGCGCTGCGCTCTCTCACGCCATAG
- a CDS encoding 3'(2'),5'-bisphosphate nucleotidase CysQ, producing the protein MSPEVVDDRALAGELAAAAGRLLLEVRSGSGLAGKELGDAGDLRSNDFLLARLAADRPGDLVLSEESADDKRRLAASRVWIVDPLDGTREYRAPGHSDWAVHVALWSAGELIAGAVALPALEVTYVDDGIPIPVTAGLLPSPDDDRPRVVVSGSRPPVFSDAVAEAVGGVLTPLGSAGAKAMAVVRGEAAAYVHAGGQYEWDSAAPVAVARAHGLWCGRIDGSPLVYNNDDTYLPDLIICRPELVDTIVGVTRAHA; encoded by the coding sequence GTGTCACCGGAGGTTGTCGACGACAGGGCGCTGGCGGGCGAACTCGCCGCCGCCGCGGGCCGGTTGCTGCTGGAGGTGCGTTCGGGCAGCGGGCTGGCGGGAAAGGAACTCGGTGACGCGGGCGACCTGCGGTCCAACGACTTCCTGCTCGCCCGACTGGCCGCCGACCGCCCCGGCGATCTCGTCCTGTCGGAGGAATCCGCGGACGACAAGCGCAGGTTGGCGGCGTCGCGGGTGTGGATCGTCGACCCGCTCGACGGAACCCGCGAGTATCGCGCGCCCGGGCACTCGGACTGGGCGGTGCATGTGGCGTTGTGGTCGGCGGGTGAACTGATCGCCGGCGCGGTGGCGTTGCCGGCGCTGGAGGTCACCTACGTCGACGACGGCATCCCGATACCGGTGACAGCAGGTCTGCTGCCATCACCGGACGACGACCGTCCTCGTGTGGTGGTCAGCGGCTCCCGTCCGCCGGTGTTCTCCGACGCCGTGGCCGAGGCCGTCGGCGGTGTGCTCACCCCGCTCGGTTCGGCCGGGGCCAAGGCGATGGCGGTGGTGCGCGGTGAGGCCGCCGCCTATGTGCACGCCGGTGGCCAGTACGAGTGGGATTCGGCGGCGCCGGTGGCGGTCGCGCGGGCGCACGGGTTGTGGTGCGGCCGCATCGACGGTTCGCCGCTGGTCTACAACAACGACGACACCTATCTGCCGGACCTGATCATCTGCCGCCCCGAACTCGTCGACACGATAGTCGGGGTCACCCGCGCGCACGCCTGA
- the eccA gene encoding type VII secretion AAA-ATPase EccA: MTQAAHRARQLFDLGILSLGIPVDGQEPAQDRAQAARAFTRASQWDPTMADAWLGRMACGENTDEVIAALYRHRDALGREQRRLRLPQRILTGRWDTTVGIDYPLADAVEAGAAYAATLIRGADPAGAADVLARIADDSPVVDLIRGVLQFATGRWNHVLTALTPVTGGPDPVLGCAARFMTGTACVQLGMFDEGMRQLADVIGGPVPALATQALFATGMALREQGNEAEALSHLQQAYARDPGFGPAADAMTSAAYRLVITTAAAIDARADPWTPDPPADATGTPEAGTDDGLVEHAQRQLDAQIGLDEVKLQVAKLRSAATMARLRSDKGLSTAARSLHLAFTGPPGTGKTTVARIVAAMYRGLGFIKSDKVVEVSRGDLVGQHLGSTAIKTSEVIDSALDGVLFIDEAYTLIQEGLSGGDAFGKEAVDTLLARMENDRDRLVVIIAGYDDEIDRFLAANDGLASRFSRRIRFSSYSPTELTDIGSHIAAGRDSTLTPDALVELERSCAALCSAFRPTSSGMRRGIDIAGNGRFIRNVIESAEEEREFRLSGRDDLGTLTHDDLMRIDAADIRAALTQLTGRA, translated from the coding sequence ATGACGCAGGCCGCGCACAGGGCTCGGCAACTCTTCGACCTGGGCATTCTCTCGCTCGGTATTCCCGTCGACGGCCAGGAGCCGGCACAGGACCGCGCACAGGCGGCCCGCGCGTTCACCCGCGCCAGCCAATGGGATCCCACGATGGCCGACGCGTGGCTCGGCCGAATGGCCTGCGGCGAGAACACCGACGAAGTGATCGCCGCCCTCTACCGGCACCGGGACGCCCTCGGCCGCGAGCAGCGCAGGCTGCGGCTGCCGCAGCGGATCCTGACCGGACGCTGGGACACCACCGTCGGCATCGACTATCCGCTCGCCGATGCCGTCGAGGCGGGCGCCGCGTACGCGGCGACGCTCATCCGGGGCGCCGACCCCGCGGGCGCCGCCGACGTGCTGGCCCGGATCGCCGACGATTCTCCGGTCGTCGACCTGATCCGGGGGGTGCTGCAGTTCGCCACCGGCCGGTGGAATCACGTACTGACCGCGCTGACTCCGGTCACCGGCGGACCCGACCCGGTGCTGGGCTGCGCGGCCCGGTTCATGACGGGCACGGCCTGCGTCCAGCTCGGCATGTTCGACGAGGGGATGCGGCAGCTGGCCGATGTGATCGGCGGCCCGGTCCCTGCGCTGGCCACCCAGGCACTGTTCGCCACCGGCATGGCGCTACGGGAGCAGGGCAATGAAGCCGAAGCACTGAGCCACCTTCAGCAGGCCTATGCCCGCGACCCCGGTTTCGGCCCGGCCGCCGACGCCATGACCTCGGCCGCCTACCGGCTGGTGATCACCACCGCCGCCGCCATCGACGCCCGGGCGGACCCGTGGACGCCCGATCCGCCCGCCGACGCCACCGGCACCCCCGAGGCCGGCACCGACGACGGTCTGGTCGAGCACGCCCAGCGGCAACTTGATGCGCAGATCGGCCTGGACGAAGTGAAACTGCAGGTGGCCAAGCTACGTTCGGCGGCCACGATGGCACGGCTACGGTCCGACAAGGGCCTGTCCACAGCCGCGCGCAGCCTGCATCTGGCGTTCACCGGCCCACCCGGAACCGGCAAGACCACCGTTGCCCGCATCGTCGCCGCCATGTACCGCGGGCTCGGATTCATCAAGTCCGACAAGGTCGTCGAAGTATCGCGTGGCGATCTCGTCGGCCAGCATCTGGGCAGTACCGCGATCAAGACCTCGGAGGTCATCGACTCCGCCCTCGACGGTGTCCTGTTCATCGACGAGGCGTACACGCTGATCCAGGAAGGACTCTCCGGGGGTGACGCCTTCGGCAAGGAGGCCGTGGACACATTGCTGGCACGGATGGAGAACGACCGCGACCGGCTGGTGGTGATCATCGCCGGTTACGACGACGAGATCGACCGCTTCCTCGCCGCCAACGACGGTCTCGCATCCCGGTTCTCCCGGCGCATCCGATTCTCCTCGTACTCCCCGACCGAACTGACCGATATCGGCTCGCATATCGCCGCCGGGCGCGATTCCACCCTCACCCCCGACGCCCTGGTCGAACTCGAACGAAGCTGCGCCGCACTGTGTTCTGCTTTCCGGCCGACCTCATCGGGGATGCGCCGGGGCATCGATATCGCCGGCAACGGCCGGTTCATCCGCAACGTGATCGAATCCGCCGAGGAGGAGCGCGAATTCCGGCTGTCCGGTCGGGACGACCTGGGTACCCTCACCCACGACGACCTCATGCGCATCGACGCCGCCGACATCCGCGCCGCGCTGACGCAGCTCACCGGAAGGGCCTGA
- a CDS encoding acyl-CoA dehydrogenase family protein: MDLLFDAAADEFRAEVRAWLTRHVPRTPLPSMDTAEGFEAHREWEATMAADRMSVVSWPEEYCGRDAPLLHWVIFEEEYYRSGAPGRVSQNGIFLLAPTLFEHASKAQLDRIMPRMARADDIWGQAWSEPEAGSDLASLRSTATRTEGGWLLNGQKTWSSRSSYADWAFGLFRSDKDAQRHRGITYFMFDLRSPGVTVRPIAQLDGEPGFAELFLEDVFVPDDPANPAESGVIGQVDNGWRVAMSTAANERGLSLRAPGRFLATTDRLVDLWKRNRTEVPAAADIDRRVADAWIGSRAYELSTYQTVSRLAAGGQLGMESSINKVFWSQWDIAAHETALDLQGPDAELTDAWTGGYLFSLSGPIYAGTNEIQRNVIAERLLGLPRGDR; this comes from the coding sequence ATGGATCTGTTGTTCGATGCCGCCGCGGATGAGTTCCGCGCCGAGGTCCGCGCCTGGCTGACCCGACATGTGCCACGCACCCCACTGCCGTCGATGGACACCGCCGAAGGCTTTGAGGCGCACCGCGAGTGGGAGGCGACGATGGCCGCCGACCGGATGTCGGTGGTGAGCTGGCCCGAGGAGTACTGCGGCCGAGACGCCCCGCTGCTGCACTGGGTGATCTTCGAGGAGGAGTACTACCGGTCGGGCGCTCCGGGCCGGGTCAGTCAGAACGGTATCTTCCTGCTCGCCCCCACACTGTTCGAGCACGCCTCGAAAGCCCAGCTGGACCGGATCATGCCGCGGATGGCGCGCGCCGATGACATCTGGGGCCAGGCGTGGAGCGAACCCGAAGCAGGCAGCGACCTGGCGTCGCTGCGTTCGACGGCCACCCGCACCGAGGGCGGCTGGCTGCTCAACGGGCAGAAGACGTGGAGTTCGCGGTCGAGTTACGCCGACTGGGCGTTCGGGTTGTTCCGTTCCGACAAGGATGCGCAACGCCACCGGGGCATCACCTACTTCATGTTCGATCTGCGCAGCCCCGGCGTCACGGTGCGCCCGATAGCCCAGCTCGACGGCGAACCCGGTTTCGCGGAATTGTTCCTGGAAGACGTGTTCGTCCCCGACGATCCGGCGAATCCTGCCGAATCGGGGGTCATCGGCCAGGTCGACAACGGCTGGCGGGTCGCGATGAGCACCGCCGCCAACGAGCGCGGGCTGTCGCTGCGCGCCCCCGGCCGATTCCTCGCCACCACCGATCGGCTGGTGGATCTGTGGAAACGCAACCGCACCGAGGTGCCGGCGGCCGCCGATATCGACCGCCGCGTCGCCGACGCGTGGATCGGTTCCCGCGCCTACGAGCTGTCGACGTATCAGACGGTCAGCAGGCTCGCCGCCGGCGGACAGCTCGGCATGGAGTCCTCGATCAACAAGGTGTTCTGGTCGCAGTGGGACATCGCCGCCCACGAGACGGCATTGGACCTGCAGGGCCCCGACGCCGAACTCACCGATGCGTGGACCGGCGGCTACCTGTTCTCACTGTCGGGTCCGATCTATGCCGGTACCAACGAGATCCAGCGCAATGTGATCGCCGAACGACTGCTCGGCCTGCCTCGCGGCGACCGGTAA